The proteins below come from a single Triticum aestivum cultivar Chinese Spring chromosome 5D, IWGSC CS RefSeq v2.1, whole genome shotgun sequence genomic window:
- the LOC123125012 gene encoding uncharacterized protein, whose translation MASQLVESHRAGAEVIKGGEVCKKKSVELLEELGLPKGLFPMDDIEEIGYNRESGFVWMLQKKKSEHTFKKINQTVSYDIEVTAFVEKGKIKKVTGVKFEDLSLVEVYVDESSADKVTVKTDTGLSDTHDAVAFALGE comes from the coding sequence ATGGCGTCCCAGCTGGTCGAGAGCCACCGTGCCGGGGCCGAGGTCATCAAGGGGGGCGAAGTCTGCAAGAAGAAGTCTGTCGAGCTCCTTGAAGAGCTCGGCCTCCCTAAAGGCCTCTTTCCAATGGACGACATCGAGGAGATCGGGTACAACCGCGAGAGCGGGTTCGTTTGGATGCTTCAGAAGAAGAAGAGCGAGCACACCTTCAAGAAGATTAACCAGACCGTCTCCTACGACATCGAGGTGACCGCTTTTGTGGAGAAGGGCAAGATCAAGAAGGTCACAGGGGTCAAGTTCGAGGACCTGTCTTTGGTCGAGGTCTATGTGGATGAGTCTTCTGCTGATAAGGTCACCGTCAAGACTGACACCGGTCTGTCTGACACCCATGATGCGGTCGCGTTCGCTCTCGGAGAATAG
- the LOC123121943 gene encoding splicing factor U2af small subunit A encodes MAEHLASIFGTEKDRVNCPFYFKIGACRHGDRCSRLHNKPSVSPTLLLCNMYQRPDMITPGVDAQGNPIDPVKIQGDFEDFYEDIFDELSKHGEVENLHVCDNLADHLIGNVYVQFREEDQAAKALQALQGRFYSGRPIIAEFSPVTDFREATCRQFEEHNCNRGGYCNFMHVKEIGRDLRKRLYGHLHRSRRSHSRSPSPYRHHARDRDRSSRSRDRGDYYGGSLDRGDYGDYYHHSRRSSERNRNYDSDGSRRRRRHRSRTRSPVREGSEERRAKIEQWNREREAPARQGSEERRAKIEQWNRERETAQA; translated from the coding sequence ATGGCCGAGCACCTCGCGTCTATCTTCGGCACGGAGAAGGACCGCGTGAACTGCCCGTTCTACTTCAAGATCGGCGCGTGCCGGCACGGCGACCGCTGCTCCCGCCTGCACAACAAGCCGTCCGTCTCGCCCACGCTGCTGCTCTGCAACATGTACCAGCGCCCCGACATGATCACCCCGGGCGTGGACGCGCAGGGCAACCCCATCGACCCCGTCAAGATCCAGGGCGACTTCGAGGACTTCTACGAGGACATCTTCGACGAGCTCAGCAAGCACGGCGAGGTCGAGAACCTGCACGTCTGCGACAACCTCGCCGACCACCTGATTGGCAACGTGTACGTGCAGTTCAGGGAGGAGGACCAGGCCGCCAAGGCCCTCCAGGCGCTGCAGGGGAGGTTCTACTCGGGCCGCCCCATCATCGCTGAGTTCTCGCCCGTCACCGACTTCCGGGAGGCCACCTGCCGGCAGTTCGAGGAGCACAACTGCAACCGTGGAGGGTACTGCAACTTCATGCATGTCAAGGAGATTGGCAGGGACCTGAGGAAGAGGCTCTATGGGCACCTGCATAGGTCCAGGAGGAGCCACAGCAGGAGCCCGAGCCCCTACCGTCACCACGCCAGGGACCGTGATCGCTCCTCACGGTCTAGGGACCGGGGCGACTACTATGGAGGCAGCCTGGACCGTGGTGACTACGGCGACTACTACCACCACAGCCGGAGGAGCAGCGAGAGGAATCGCAACTATGACAGCGATGGGAGCAGGCGGCGCCGGCGACACAGGTCTAGGACTAGGAGCCCGGTCAGGGAGGGCAGCGAGGAGAGGAGGGCAAAGATTGAGCAGTGGAACCGTGAAAGGGAGGCGCCTGCCAGGCAGGGCAGCGAGGAGAGGAGGGCGAAGATCGAGCAGTGGAACCGCGAAAGGGAGACTGCTCAGGCGTGA